In a genomic window of Chaetodon trifascialis isolate fChaTrf1 chromosome 8, fChaTrf1.hap1, whole genome shotgun sequence:
- the LOC139334922 gene encoding isocitrate dehydrogenase [NAD] subunit gamma, mitochondrial-like isoform X1, with protein MTARSVRSLSGALKSVLSNRLARVYGSAACSQRHKSTYTVSCSAARYGGRHTVTLIPGDGIGPELANHVRELFRFCCVPVDFEVVSVDSSMASEDDINNAIMAIRRNGVALKGNIETNHNLPPSYKSRNNLLRTTLDLYANVMHCQSLPGVRTRHRNIDIMIIRENTEGEYSSLEHENVPGVVECLKIITKTKSLRIADYAFRTARAKGRRRVTAVHKANIMKLGDGLFLECCKEVASGYPEITFDSMIVDNTTMQLVSRPQQFDVMVMPNLYGNVVSNVCAGLVGGPGLVPGANYGEDYAVFETGTRNTGKSIANRNTANPTAMLLASCLLLDHLRLHAYASMIRRAILSTVTETRLHTADLGGQGSTSEVVQSVMNAVQSTGPRTLSV; from the exons GTTTACGGTTCAGCTGcatgcagtcagagacacaAATCCACTTACACTGTAAGTTGTTCAG CGGCGCGGTACGGAGGCAGGCACACCGTGACTCTGATTCCCGGAGATGGCATCGGACCAGAGCTGGCCAACCATGTGCGTGAACTATTCCG CTTCTGCTGCGTGCCAGTGGACTTTGAAGTTGTCAGTGTGGACTCCTCGATGGCCTCAGAGGATGACATCAATAATGCCATTATGGCGATCAGACGCAATGGAGTTGCACTAAaag GAAACATTGAGACCAACCACAACTTGCCACCATCCTACAAGTCCAGAAACAACCTGCTCCG CACCACCCTGGACCTGTATGCTAATGTGATGCACTGCCAGTCTCTGCCAGGAGTGAGGACACGCCACAGAAACATCGACATCATGATCATCAGGGAGAACACCGAGGGAGAGTACAGCAGCCTGGAGcacgag AACGTGCCGGGCGTTGTCGAATGCCTGAAGATCATCACAAAGACCAAATCTTTACGCATTGCTGACTACGCATTTAGGACCGCTCGGGCTAAAGGACGCAGACGAGTCACTGCTGTACACAAAGCTAACATCAT GAAGTTGGGTGACGGCCTCTTCCTGGAGTGCTGCAAGGAGGTTGCCAGCGGTTACCCTGAAATCACCTTCGACAGCATGATTGTTGACAACACCACCATGCAG ctggTTTCCAGGCCCCAGCAGTTCGATGTCATGGTCATGCCCAACCTGTACGGCAACGTCGTGAGCAATGTGTGTGCCGGGCTGGTTGGTGGGCCGGGCCTGGTGCCTGGAGCCAACTATGGAGAGGACTACGCCGTGTTTGAGACG GGCACCAGGAACACCGGGAAGAGCATCGCTAACCGCAACACGGCCAACCCCACGGCCATGCTGCTggcctcctgcctgctgctggaccACCTGAGGCTGCACGCCTACGCCAGCATGATCCGCAGAGCCATCCTCTCCACGGTCACTGAGACCCGG CTGCACACTGCCGACCTGGGAGGCCAAGGCTCCACCTCTGAAGTGGTGCAGTCCGTCATGAACGCTGTGCAGAGCACCGGGCCCCGGACACTCAGCGTCTAG
- the LOC139334922 gene encoding isocitrate dehydrogenase [NAD] subunit gamma, mitochondrial-like isoform X2, with amino-acid sequence MTARSVRSLSGALKSVLSNRLARVYGSAACSQRHKSTYTPPPARYGGRHTVTLIPGDGIGPELANHVRELFRFCCVPVDFEVVSVDSSMASEDDINNAIMAIRRNGVALKGNIETNHNLPPSYKSRNNLLRTTLDLYANVMHCQSLPGVRTRHRNIDIMIIRENTEGEYSSLEHENVPGVVECLKIITKTKSLRIADYAFRTARAKGRRRVTAVHKANIMKLGDGLFLECCKEVASGYPEITFDSMIVDNTTMQLVSRPQQFDVMVMPNLYGNVVSNVCAGLVGGPGLVPGANYGEDYAVFETGTRNTGKSIANRNTANPTAMLLASCLLLDHLRLHAYASMIRRAILSTVTETRLHTADLGGQGSTSEVVQSVMNAVQSTGPRTLSV; translated from the exons GTTTACGGTTCAGCTGcatgcagtcagagacacaAATCCACTTACACT CCTCCACCGGCGCGGTACGGAGGCAGGCACACCGTGACTCTGATTCCCGGAGATGGCATCGGACCAGAGCTGGCCAACCATGTGCGTGAACTATTCCG CTTCTGCTGCGTGCCAGTGGACTTTGAAGTTGTCAGTGTGGACTCCTCGATGGCCTCAGAGGATGACATCAATAATGCCATTATGGCGATCAGACGCAATGGAGTTGCACTAAaag GAAACATTGAGACCAACCACAACTTGCCACCATCCTACAAGTCCAGAAACAACCTGCTCCG CACCACCCTGGACCTGTATGCTAATGTGATGCACTGCCAGTCTCTGCCAGGAGTGAGGACACGCCACAGAAACATCGACATCATGATCATCAGGGAGAACACCGAGGGAGAGTACAGCAGCCTGGAGcacgag AACGTGCCGGGCGTTGTCGAATGCCTGAAGATCATCACAAAGACCAAATCTTTACGCATTGCTGACTACGCATTTAGGACCGCTCGGGCTAAAGGACGCAGACGAGTCACTGCTGTACACAAAGCTAACATCAT GAAGTTGGGTGACGGCCTCTTCCTGGAGTGCTGCAAGGAGGTTGCCAGCGGTTACCCTGAAATCACCTTCGACAGCATGATTGTTGACAACACCACCATGCAG ctggTTTCCAGGCCCCAGCAGTTCGATGTCATGGTCATGCCCAACCTGTACGGCAACGTCGTGAGCAATGTGTGTGCCGGGCTGGTTGGTGGGCCGGGCCTGGTGCCTGGAGCCAACTATGGAGAGGACTACGCCGTGTTTGAGACG GGCACCAGGAACACCGGGAAGAGCATCGCTAACCGCAACACGGCCAACCCCACGGCCATGCTGCTggcctcctgcctgctgctggaccACCTGAGGCTGCACGCCTACGCCAGCATGATCCGCAGAGCCATCCTCTCCACGGTCACTGAGACCCGG CTGCACACTGCCGACCTGGGAGGCCAAGGCTCCACCTCTGAAGTGGTGCAGTCCGTCATGAACGCTGTGCAGAGCACCGGGCCCCGGACACTCAGCGTCTAG
- the LOC139334922 gene encoding isocitrate dehydrogenase [NAD] subunit gamma, mitochondrial-like isoform X3 produces MASEDDINNAIMAIRRNGVALKGNIETNHNLPPSYKSRNNLLRTTLDLYANVMHCQSLPGVRTRHRNIDIMIIRENTEGEYSSLEHENVPGVVECLKIITKTKSLRIADYAFRTARAKGRRRVTAVHKANIMKLGDGLFLECCKEVASGYPEITFDSMIVDNTTMQLVSRPQQFDVMVMPNLYGNVVSNVCAGLVGGPGLVPGANYGEDYAVFETGTRNTGKSIANRNTANPTAMLLASCLLLDHLRLHAYASMIRRAILSTVTETRLHTADLGGQGSTSEVVQSVMNAVQSTGPRTLSV; encoded by the exons ATGGCCTCAGAGGATGACATCAATAATGCCATTATGGCGATCAGACGCAATGGAGTTGCACTAAaag GAAACATTGAGACCAACCACAACTTGCCACCATCCTACAAGTCCAGAAACAACCTGCTCCG CACCACCCTGGACCTGTATGCTAATGTGATGCACTGCCAGTCTCTGCCAGGAGTGAGGACACGCCACAGAAACATCGACATCATGATCATCAGGGAGAACACCGAGGGAGAGTACAGCAGCCTGGAGcacgag AACGTGCCGGGCGTTGTCGAATGCCTGAAGATCATCACAAAGACCAAATCTTTACGCATTGCTGACTACGCATTTAGGACCGCTCGGGCTAAAGGACGCAGACGAGTCACTGCTGTACACAAAGCTAACATCAT GAAGTTGGGTGACGGCCTCTTCCTGGAGTGCTGCAAGGAGGTTGCCAGCGGTTACCCTGAAATCACCTTCGACAGCATGATTGTTGACAACACCACCATGCAG ctggTTTCCAGGCCCCAGCAGTTCGATGTCATGGTCATGCCCAACCTGTACGGCAACGTCGTGAGCAATGTGTGTGCCGGGCTGGTTGGTGGGCCGGGCCTGGTGCCTGGAGCCAACTATGGAGAGGACTACGCCGTGTTTGAGACG GGCACCAGGAACACCGGGAAGAGCATCGCTAACCGCAACACGGCCAACCCCACGGCCATGCTGCTggcctcctgcctgctgctggaccACCTGAGGCTGCACGCCTACGCCAGCATGATCCGCAGAGCCATCCTCTCCACGGTCACTGAGACCCGG CTGCACACTGCCGACCTGGGAGGCCAAGGCTCCACCTCTGAAGTGGTGCAGTCCGTCATGAACGCTGTGCAGAGCACCGGGCCCCGGACACTCAGCGTCTAG
- the LOC139334959 gene encoding vasopressin V2 receptor-like has translation MRLVCATADQVVLAPTDASQDAEDEDEVANMSVSMVTDSYPSINWSVVSVTPAGTNVTDWERDALLAVAEVVVLAVILVMALLGNGLVLVVLLRRRRLHNPLHQFMLNLCVADLMVALFQVLPQLVWDAKGRFPGPDFLCRLVKYLQVLGMFASSYMIVAMTADRHYAICCPLQAHRSGATQRWNSFILLAWGLSLLLSLPQVFIFSRSEVAPGVYECWGNFAESWGLKAYVTWMTLAIFIVPVLIITVCQVRIFKEIHNNLYLKSERRLSPASIPPSRRDSQRGGGGGGGGGGGGAGGGAGGGSRGRSSLPLYVSPLVFNNPVSHTSFDSGSTYQHLPMGPLRSSSITPRCDIHTYTAVHPAELQPDVLPEPAESSAVCCPPPSAPLARGGEVSAAMSKTVRMTLVIVLVYSLCWAPFFSVQLWAAWDPDPPQNGAVFTLLMLLASLNSCTNPWIYSAFSSSVSPELRLLLLCRTHTQRRGSLPSDSTTTHTSNY, from the exons atGCGGCTTGTGTGTGCAACAGCAGATCAGGTTGTCCTGGCTCCTACAGATGCTTCACAGGACGctgaggacgaggacgaggtgG CCAACATGTCAgtctccatggtaacagactcaTATCCATCCATCAATTGGTCAGTGGTCTCTGTGACCCCGGCGGGTACAAATGTCACAGACTGGGAGCGTGATGCCCTTCTGGCCGTGGCAGAGGTGGTGGTGCTGGCTGTCATCTTGGTGATGGCGTTGCTCGGCAACGGGCTGGTGCTAGTGGTGTTGCTAAGGCGGAGACGACTCCACAACCCGCTGCACCAGTTCATGCTCAACCTCTGTGTGGccgacctgatggtggcgctgttCCAG gTATTGCCCCAGCTGGTCTGGGACGCTAAGGGCCGCTTTCCTGGCCCGGACTTCCTGTGTCGCCTGGTGAAATACCTGCAGGTGCTCGGGATGTTTGCCTCCTCCTACATGATTGTGGCCATGACAGCGGACCGGCACTACGCCatctgctgccccctgcaggcacACCGCAGCGGGGCCACCCAGCGCTGGAACAGCTTTATACTGCTGGCCTGGGGGCTGTCGCTGCTGCTCAGCCTGCCACAG gtTTTCATCTTCTCCCGTTCAGAAGTGGCTCCAGGTGTCTATGAGTGTTGGGGCAACTTTGCTGAGTCCTGGGGCCTCAAAGCCTACGTGACCTGGATGACCCTGGCTATCTTCATTGTCCCTgtcctcatcatcactgtctGCCAG GTACGAATATTCAAGGAGATCCACAACAACCTGTACCTGAAGTCAGAGCGCCGCCTGTCTCCCGCCTCTATCCCTCCATCCAGACGGGacagccagagaggaggaggaggaggaggaggaggaggaggaggaggagcaggaggaggagcaggaggaggcagcagagggaggtcCAGTCTTCCTCTGTATGTTTCACCACTCGTGTTCAACAACCCTGTGAGTCACACCAGCTTTGACTCTGGATCCACCTATCAGCACCTGCCAATGGGTCCACTCAGGTCCAGCAGCATCACCCCACGCTGTGACATTCACACCTACACTGCTGTCCACCCAG ctgagctgcagcctgacgTGCTGCCTGAGCCTGCAGagtcctctgctgtctgctgccccCCACCCAGTGCCCCCCTGGCCCGTGGTGGAGAGGTCTCGGCGGCCATGTCGAAGACGGTGAGGATGACGCTGGTCATTGTGCTCGTCTACTCGCTCTGCTGGGCCCCGTTCTTCAGCGTCCAGCTGTGGGCCGCCTGGGACCCTGACCCACCTCAGAACG gcgcgGTGTTCACcctgctcatgctgctggccAGTCTTAACTCCTGCACCAACCCCTGGATCTACTCGGCCTTCTCCAGCAGCGTCTCCCCGGAGctccgcctgctgctgctctgccgcacacacacacagcgccgAGGCTCCTTACCCAGCGactccaccaccacacacacctccaactACTGA